Below is a window of Stappia sp. DNA.
CGCCGCGTTGACGAACAGATTGGCGTCGCGCCGCAGGCCGAGCACGGCAACCGCCGCCGGCGGGGTGGAGCCGGCGGCGAACACGATCGGATAGTGGCGGGCGGCGGCCGCGAACTCGATGGCATTCAGCGGCACGGCATGGGCGTTGCGGGCGAAGCCGTAATGCGGCGTGAGATCGACTTTCAAGGCGCCATGCGTGTCCGCGCGCAGGGGCTCGGGCGTGCGATAGAACAGCGGCAGGGCACCCGGCGCCGCGCTTGCGCCGTCTTCGGCAGGCGCCGCGCCGGCGCCATTGGTCTGACGGGCATCGCCCGGTGTGTCGCTCATGTGTGAAATCCCTTGCCTGTGGCGGTGCGCGAACGCACGTCGCGAACACCCTAACGGGTGTGCCCCCGTGGCGACAACCGTTCACGGCGCCCCTGTGGTCCCGGACCGAACAGAGCGGGGGAGGGCGCGTCTCGGTTGCGCGAAGCGGGCCTTTCCAGCGCGGTCTGGTTGTTCTACGCTCGCCGGCGAGACGCCACAGCGGGAGCGCGAATGACGACGGCGGGGAACGAGGGCGCGAGCGACCCAAATCCGGTGCGGGGCACGCACCACGGGGCGCGGTTCCATGGCCGGACCGTGATCGTCGACGGTGGCGCTTTTCGCGACTGCAGCTTCGAATCCTGCCGGATCGTCTATTGCGGCGGTGCCCTGCCGGTTCTCCAGGGGTGTCGCTTCGCGGACAGCCGCTGGACCTTCTCAGGGGAGGCGGCCAACACGCTGACCATGCTGACCGCGCTGCATCAGGGCGGGTTCGGGGGCGTGGTGGAGCCGACGCTGGAGGCGATCCGCAGCGGCGCCCTGGCCGCCGGATTGCCCGCCGCGACCGCTGCGCCTGAGGGCGACACCGCCCGGGGCGGATCGCCCGCCCGGGCGCGCACCATCGATCTCGGGTTCGGCGTCTTTCCGATCCCGCGCATCGTCCGCCGCCCGCGCTCGGACCGCACACCGCCCGCCGGGCCGACGGGCGACACTTAGCCGTATCAAAACCTCTCGGGAGACTGCCTCATGACGTCCCTCACCGATCTTGCCGCGCTCACCGCCGAGGACTTCTCGGCCCGCATGGCGCAACCGGTGCATGTCAGCGCCGACGGCGAAACCATGGCGCTGCGGATCACGGACGTCGCGCACAGGGGCCAGTCCGAGCGCCCCGGCGGGGCGTTTTCCGTGGTGTTTCGCGGTCCGAAGTCGCCGGTGATCGACCAGGCGATCCATCGCGTCGAGTTCGACGGCGAGGAGGCGATCGACCTCTTTCTCGTCCCCATCGGGGAGGATGCACAGGGCGTGCTCTACGAGGCGGTCTTCGCCTGAGGCCTGGTTGTCCCGGCCGAGCGATTTGTCAGCGGCTTCGCGCCCGTCGGGTTGGGTCTCTGCCGGCTTCGGAAGACGCAGCCCGCTGGCGGCGCCGATTGTCGAGCGCCCTGCGCGAGCGTGGGGAGGGGGCGTCCGATTTCGCCGTGTGACGCGCAGGCGCGCTGTCGTCCGGCTGCGGGGTGCGGGGCCCAGGCTGCGGATCGACCTGCATCTGCCTCGATCGGTCGGCCCAGGGATCGGTCAACTCCCGAGAATCGACGAGCCCCCGAGGATCGGCCAGCCCGGATCAACGCCGGATAGAGAAGAGAGGAGGCGGGTCGCGCCGGCAATCCGTTCAGGCCGGGTCCCAGCGCATGAGGTGATAGACGCCCTTGTCCTCGCGCTTGGTGAAGCCGAGGCGGGAATAGAGCCGCATGGCGGGGTTGTTGTACTCCACGTGAATGCCGACGCCGAGGCCGTCCGCCCGAGCGAGCGCCATCACGTCTTCCATCATCGCCCGGCCGAGGCCGTTCCCGCGCGCGTCCGGCAAGAGCGCGATGTCGATGACCCGGATTTCCGAGGGCCAGCGTTCCAGATAGAGCCGCCCGACGGAGGTGCCCGCCTGTTCCACGACGAGCCAGTCGGCATCCGGATAATGCTGCATGTAATGGGCATGCTGCGCGTGGAACTGCATGTCGAGAAAGGCGGTTTTCTCGTCGGCACTCCAGGGCAGCGGCGCGACTTCCTCCGCCCGGGTCGACGCATAGAGCGCGGCGAGGAACGGCAGGTCGCTTTCCGCGATGCGGCGAAGCACGAGCCCCCGCCGCTTGGCGCGGGGAAGCGTCGGGATCGGCCGATCTGCGGCCGCCGGAATGGCGGCCGCGGCAGGCATCGTCATGTCAGCCGGTTCCCGGTGGCGTCAGATCCCGCACGACACCATAGGTGAAGATCTGCGTCTGCGCGGGCGTCAGTGTCGTGAAGGACGCGTCCCAGGAGGTCGAGTCCAGCGTGAACTGCGACAGGATGTGCAGGCTGTCGTCGGTGCCGTCGCCCTGGAAGTAGGTCAGCCGCCCGTCTGAATTGTAGTCCATCCCCATTTCGCCGAAGCCCGGCGCGATCCCGATCTTGCGCCAGCTGCTCCACTGCTGGAACACGGCATCCACCTGCATGTTGGCGTGCAGGCCCTTGTTCTGGTCGATCGCCATCAGCAGGATGTGGCCGTCGCCATCGACCGCGGCGGTGACGGCCACGAGGTCGGTGTCGACCATGCCGGGGCGGACCCAGCGCGACCAATGGGCCGATCCGGGCTGGACCTGCCGGATCTGCGCGACCTGATTGTGGTTGCACACCATGAAGATGTTGAGCATGCCCTCCAGATCGACCATCGCGGTCGGCTGCGACAGGGCTGGGCCGCTCGCCGGCGTGTCGATCCGCGTCCAGTCGGTCCACTGGCCCGGCGTCAGGGTCGTGCCGCCCTTCATCTGGGTGACGTAGACCGACCGCGCCGTCTCTTCCTGGCCGGTTCCGATCAGCACGATGCGCCCGTCGGCGTTGTTGGCGAGGGTGAGCCGCGAGATCGCCGCGCCGGGCAACTGGATCCAGTCGCCGAAGGGCTGGTCGGGCGGTTCCGCCACCTTGACGTGGACGGTGATCGGCTCGGAGGCCCCGGGCGGGGTGATCTCCTCGGTCTGGTCGACGATCTTGTCCGGATTTTCGAAGATCCACCAGACGTTGCCGGTGCTGCCGTCGACGCCGAAGATCGAGATGCGCCCGTCCGCGTCGCGTCCCATGACGAGTTGCACCAGACCGTCGACCCCGGGCGGCAGACCGAGATCGATGGCCATGTTCCAGCGTTGCCCGCCGCCGGGCCCCTGCGGGGCCTCGTCGATGTAGTGCACCGTCGGCGTGTCCCGCGTCTGCGCGGCCAGCGCGACGCGACCGTCCGTCGTGACGCCCGTGCCGAGCACGAGATAGGCGGTGTCGGAGATGGCCGTCCAGCTCCCCGCCCACGGTCCGTTCGGCGCATCCTGGCAGACGTAGGACACTGCGTTGTCGTTGCCCACGTCGATGCCCACGACCATCAGCCGCGACAGTTCGGCGAAGGGAGTGAGGCCCGGATCGCTGCCGCCTGGAAGGAAGGCGTCGTCCTCGAGCGCGCGGTCTGTGTTTTCAATCGGTGCGTCCGTCATGGCGTCGCTCCCTTGACTGTGAGGTCCCCGTCGAAAGCCGCGTGTCTCAGCCGCGCGACGGATAAAGCCCTTGCAGCGCGATGATGAAATTCATCGTCAGATAGGGCTGCATGTTGTTGTGCGCGTTGGTTGCGCCGGCGCCCGGCAGCGCTTCGAAGGCCATGTCGACGTCCGGCGTGCCGCCATGGTACCCGTTCTGCGTGAGGGGTATCGCATATGCCGTGTTGGTCGTGGGGGTTCCCGTGGTTCCCACTGTATTTCCAGCGGCGCGTAGGGTGTGGTTGTGGTTCGGGAGCTGGGCTTCGCTGAGCGTCACCGTTTCGGTGCCGCCCCGCTCGCCGAGCCGGCGCGATGTGAGGCCCGGTCCCCGACCCGGGTGCATGGGGGCGCGTCCTTCCATGTTGGGAAGCGCCGTGGTCGTGCGCCCGTCGCCGCCGTAGGTGGTGCCGATGAGGGAGAACAGCGCCGTGTTCTGTGCGATCGGCAGAAGCTGACCGTTGCAGAAGGCCCAGCTGCGCGGGGCGAAATTGCCGGCGAAGATGCGGATTTCCGCGATGAAGGGTTCGGACATGGCGGCGCCTCCTCAGTGTCGGCTCGGATAGATGCCGACCAGCGCCATGATGAAATGGACGCAGAGGTAGGGCATCAGGTTGGTGTGCGACCGGCTGCCGCCCGTGTGGGTCACGGAGTCCGAGGACATGTTCGTGTCCTGCATCGCCTCGGCATACAAGTCCAAGCCAGAGGTGTCTCCCGTGACCCGACCCTGCGGGCTCGACGTGATGCCGGGAGAGGTGCTCGCTTGAAGCGGATGGCCGTGGGACGGCATCTGGTTGACGGTGAGCGTCACCTTTTCCGCTCCGCCCTTGGCCCCCAGCCGGCGCTCCGAAAGGCCCGGCCCGTGGCCGGAGTGAATCGGAATGCGACCGCGCAGGTCGGGCAGGCCGAAGGTGGTGCGCCCGTCGCCGCCGTAGATCGTGCCGAGCAGCGAGAACAGCGCGTCGTTCTGGCTGACGGCCAGCAACTGGCCGTCGCAGAAGGCCCAGCCGCGCGGGGCGAAATTTCCGGCGAACATGCGGATTTCGCCGACGAAGGGTTCGGACATGTCTTCGGCCCTCCCAAGCCTGACTGAAGAATGGATCGGATCGAAGCGCTCAGTTGCGCGAGGGGAAGAGCCCTTGCAGCGCGATGCAGAAATTCACGGCGAGATAGGGCTGCATGTTTTCATGCGCCTGTCCGCCGCCGGTGTTGGTGATCGTGCCCGATCGCAGCTGCACCCGCGTGCTCGCACTGTAGTCGACGTAGCTGTCCAACAAGCTCGCGAGCGTATGGCCGGCGGGTGAAAACTGGTTCCCGGGGTTCGAGTTCGCTTGCAGGTAGTGTGTATGTTCCGGCATTTCGGGCGTGCTGAGCGTGTGGGTCTCCTCGCCGCTTTTCTGCCCCTCCGCGTGGAACTGCCCGCCGTCGCTGCGCCCGACATGGATCGGCGTGCGCCCGCGCAGATCCGGCAGGGCGAAGGTGGTGCGCCCGTCGCCGCCATAGGTCGTGCCCAGAATGGAATAGAGCGACTGGTTCTGGTTGATCGGCAGGATCTGTCCGTCGCAGAAGCCCCACCCCCGCGGGGCAAAGTTGAACCCCACCATTCGGATCTCGGCAAGGAATGGTTCCGCCATGCTTTTCAGTCTCCCCCGGTTCTCGAAAGATGAACGTGCGTGTTCTGGTTTCTCGCTTCTGAAAGCAGGTCCGGCTCAAGTAAATCGACGATGAACATTGTAAATTTTCTCATCACACAATGCTCGTGTCAATTGAAAACCCGAAATTGGCGCGCTTTGCGAGCATGAACTCCCCCGCCTCGGGTGTCGTGCCTCCTGTCAGTGTTGACATCGCCGGTTGCACCCGGTTTGACGCCATGGCTGCCCCACTCACGGCGTCTGCCGCCGGACGGTTCCGCCATCCAACCGAGGCGTCGGCCCACGGTCTGGATGGCGCATCCGGATGCCGGGGCAGGGTCTGACCGACGACGTTTGACCTCCTGGTTCATGGCTGGGTACAGGTGGCGGGACCGGGCCCGACTGTGCCACCCAATCCAGCCTGGACGTTGATCGTCGACGCGCCGCCGGTAACCGTGTTCCGGCCCGCGAGGAAGGTTTGGATCGCCGCCGTATTATCCGCAGGGCCCGTGTAGCCGGCAAGCTCCAGATCGAAGCCAAAGAGCGCCGATACAGTGATGCTATGTGCTGCACCGGTGACGTCGATGTTGCCGACGATGTCCACGCAAGCCGTTGCGGAAACGCCTCCCCCAACCGCGATGCCGATATTGGGATCTGTGCCCTGGAACGTATTGTTGCTGATCGTGATCTGGAGGTCTGGGGCACCCGTGCTGGCATTGAGGAGGGCTCTGATTCCGGCGCCGGCGTCATTGGTGTCGATCGTGTTGTTGTCGATCAGACCGACCGTCGTGCCGGAAAAGCCCGAGCTACGCTCAACCAGGATGGCGGCGTCGCCGGAGGTACTGGCCTGGATGAGGGAGTTCTGCACCGTGAAGGACCCGTCGAGGTCGCTGCTCAAGACCGCTTGGCCGCTGCCTCCGGTATGCGCGATCTCCAGCCCGTCGATCACGCTGCCGTCGGCCACCGTAACCGTCGTCGTGCCGCTGGAGGTCAGCACCGGGGCGCCGGAGCCGGTGTTCGGATTGGTGATCGTCGTGCCGCCGGTGATCCCGGTGAGCTGAACGTTCGCCGGCGCGCCGCCGCCGAAGGAGAACGAGTCCTGGGTGTGGAAGCTCAGCAGCGATTGATCGGCTTCCAAAGTGAACGCAACGGAGCCGAGATTGATCGTGTCTTGCCCGCCAGTTGGATCGTTCAGCAGCACGATGTAGGTGGGAGTATCGACACCGGTCAGCCCATCTGCGGTCGAAATCAGACCCGCATTCGCCGCCGAAGATCCGTCGCCGGCGCCCGTCGCGGATGCCGCCACCCAGAACACGGTTCCTCCACCGCCGCCACCGCTGAGGCCGGACGTGTCGCTGCCGCCGAAACCGACATCCAGGAAATTGTAATCGCCGGTCGACGACAGGCCGGTGATCACGATGGGGTTGTCGGCCCCGACGCCGGCGGTATCGATGGTGCTCTCGGTG
It encodes the following:
- a CDS encoding tail fiber protein — protein: MSEPFIAEIRIFAGNFAPRSWAFCNGQLLPIAQNTALFSLIGTTYGGDGRTTTALPNMEGRAPMHPGRGPGLTSRRLGERGGTETVTLSEAQLPNHNHTLRAAGNTVGTTGTPTTNTAYAIPLTQNGYHGGTPDVDMAFEALPGAGATNAHNNMQPYLTMNFIIALQGLYPSRG
- a CDS encoding GNAT family N-acetyltransferase, which gives rise to MTMPAAAAIPAAADRPIPTLPRAKRRGLVLRRIAESDLPFLAALYASTRAEEVAPLPWSADEKTAFLDMQFHAQHAHYMQHYPDADWLVVEQAGTSVGRLYLERWPSEIRVIDIALLPDARGNGLGRAMMEDVMALARADGLGVGIHVEYNNPAMRLYSRLGFTKREDKGVYHLMRWDPA
- a CDS encoding tail fiber protein: MSEPFVGEIRMFAGNFAPRGWAFCDGQLLAVSQNDALFSLLGTIYGGDGRTTFGLPDLRGRIPIHSGHGPGLSERRLGAKGGAEKVTLTVNQMPSHGHPLQASTSPGITSSPQGRVTGDTSGLDLYAEAMQDTNMSSDSVTHTGGSRSHTNLMPYLCVHFIMALVGIYPSRH
- a CDS encoding DUF6916 family protein; amino-acid sequence: MTSLTDLAALTAEDFSARMAQPVHVSADGETMALRITDVAHRGQSERPGGAFSVVFRGPKSPVIDQAIHRVEFDGEEAIDLFLVPIGEDAQGVLYEAVFA
- a CDS encoding tail fiber protein, with the translated sequence MAEPFLAEIRMVGFNFAPRGWGFCDGQILPINQNQSLYSILGTTYGGDGRTTFALPDLRGRTPIHVGRSDGGQFHAEGQKSGEETHTLSTPEMPEHTHYLQANSNPGNQFSPAGHTLASLLDSYVDYSASTRVQLRSGTITNTGGGQAHENMQPYLAVNFCIALQGLFPSRN